The DNA sequence TGTGCATCTACTGATCCGATCGATAAATACTCTGCCAATCCTTCTACCATCCAAAGTGGGAGATTACCCAGATTTCGCAGGCTTGTGGAATCACCATTGAGGATCATGTTGTACTGAAAAGCGTGTACCATCTCGTGTCCCAAAACATGGTGCGTCTGCTGATTCGACATCGCGATGGGCATGATGACCCGGTTTTTGAAAGCCTCCGTCACCCCTCCAGTACCTACACCGATGCTACCGCCAATGGCATTGGTTTGTTGGAAATCGGCATGGTTGGCATAGAGGATAAATGGGTTGCGTTCTTTGATCGTATCGTGCAGAATCGCCTGGTGTTGTCCGTACCATTCTTCTGCTTGGGCAACAAAGTGCTGGATATAAGCATCATTGTCCAAGTAGTGATACAACTCGAAATGAGGAGACTGCACAACTTTGAAATCAAAGTTTTCGTAGTTTGGTTTATTACGACCGAAGTATTGGGCTTCGGCTTTTGGTAAGGCAATGAAGAGTGCCAGAACCATTGTGATTATCGATAATCGCATGTGAGGCAAATTTTTTATTTGGTTCAAAAGGGATAATAAGTTCAATCAAGCATTAATAAAACGCCAGACGTCATTACAAGATGTATCGGATGGGTACCCATTGCGTTAAACATTTCTTAAACTGAAGCCCAGTGCAAGCTAAGAGACATATCCCCTGTATTTATAAAACCATGATAATCAGTCAATAGTTGGCTCTTGTTGTTGTTGAAATATTAATTTTCTTCTATCTTTTACTGACTAAACAGCTATTGGAAGCGTTATTATCCAGAGCTTTGACGTCTCAATTGCGTAATACCTGAAAACAGCACCCACCAAATGGAGGAAATGCTGTATCTTATGGATAGTGTCAAAGTAAAAAGCTGAAAAGCCGAATGTTATGAAGTACCTAATTTTAAGTAGTTTGGTCATTTTTCTAGGAGCTAGCCTGACCGCTCAGGACAATGGTTATACCAGGGTCAATGATCAATACTATAAATATATGATTGATGATTGTGGTGACACCCTGATTGTGGCCAGTTTGGAAGGGGTATCTATCTCTTCGCTACGTGCCTTTGAAAACGATGATGATTATCGCCGCTACCGTCGCTATCGCCAGTACGCTATTAAGGTTTATCCCTACGCGGTACAAGCTATTCGTATTTTTCGAGAAACGGAATATGCTATGAATAACCTTTCCAAAAGGGAATCCAAGCGCTATATCCGTCGCCTACAGCGGGAGCTTAAAGATGAGTTTGCTGATCCACTCAAGAACT is a window from the Lewinella sp. LCG006 genome containing:
- a CDS encoding DUF4294 domain-containing protein gives rise to the protein MKYLILSSLVIFLGASLTAQDNGYTRVNDQYYKYMIDDCGDTLIVASLEGVSISSLRAFENDDDYRRYRRYRQYAIKVYPYAVQAIRIFRETEYAMNNLSKRESKRYIRRLQRELKDEFADPLKNLSKTQGLILIKMIERELDTPMYDLIKDLRGGITASYWNTMGKLFGHNIKDGYIDGEDRILDAVLDDFNVSYEVPAGGN